A portion of the Acidobacteriota bacterium genome contains these proteins:
- a CDS encoding HAMP domain-containing protein — protein MKLTAKRASRQIAEPIEQIAADLQNPRRGLRAQVWLVFTLLGFIMALTGAWLSGEVLRDSFRSYIGESLNRLSGEIADSLDQDLHARYSDLKIIATVPELVDEETPAVAVRDVLERVKSSFPMYAWIGLVNPDGEVLAGTEGLSEGRDASNRPWFREGREEVYFGDLHEPVLLKGFLPERTSGGRPARYVDISLPVEGGRVLAALIRLDWAEDVAERIVSARHDRGSVEIMIIDRNASVVIGDDSMIDLEVPETIRSRVREEGGGHALIDWEDGRFLTAFASADGFIDFPGFDWLVLVRQPEEIAFAPVSEHRFNVFGWGIALTLLFGLVGWFAANYVTRPLRDLSRGARLVEAGLQKSVPVFPDRHDEIGQLSVALHQTISQLVEKDERLLQLNVELERRVQLRTAELLTANESLEAFNSMVSHDLRGPLAGMIGYLGLLKMDLWDEIGEDGRKMLAEVIESADRMNELITDHLKLSRASIGALEKSEVDISKMSEEILSRLQAREPSRRVEWHVEPGITLYSDESLMEIAMENLLGNAWKYSSRTDQAEIEVGVIEEEGEKVVFVRDNGAGFDMSKASGLFTPFKRLHSKTAFHGTGVGLSTVRRIMERHGGRIWAEAAPDKGATFYFAIREREEGEQRRA, from the coding sequence ATGAAGTTGACGGCGAAGCGAGCGAGCAGGCAGATCGCGGAACCGATCGAGCAGATCGCTGCCGATCTGCAGAATCCCAGGCGAGGCTTGCGGGCTCAGGTCTGGCTGGTCTTCACTCTGCTCGGCTTCATCATGGCTCTGACCGGAGCCTGGTTGTCCGGAGAAGTGCTTCGCGACAGCTTCCGGAGCTACATCGGTGAGTCGCTGAACCGGCTTTCCGGTGAGATTGCCGACAGCCTCGACCAGGATCTTCACGCCAGGTATAGTGATTTGAAAATCATCGCCACGGTCCCGGAGCTCGTCGATGAAGAGACTCCTGCGGTCGCGGTTCGAGACGTGCTCGAGCGAGTCAAGAGCAGCTTTCCGATGTACGCCTGGATCGGACTGGTGAACCCGGACGGCGAGGTGCTCGCCGGAACCGAGGGGTTGAGCGAGGGCCGTGACGCGAGCAACCGGCCCTGGTTCAGGGAGGGGCGCGAGGAGGTGTATTTCGGCGACCTTCACGAGCCGGTTCTGCTGAAGGGATTCCTGCCCGAACGGACGAGTGGCGGTCGCCCGGCCAGATACGTCGACATTTCGCTTCCGGTGGAAGGCGGGCGCGTCCTCGCCGCTCTCATCCGGCTCGACTGGGCCGAGGATGTCGCGGAACGGATCGTCAGCGCTCGACACGATCGCGGTTCGGTAGAGATCATGATCATCGACCGGAACGCCTCGGTGGTGATCGGGGACGATTCGATGATCGACCTTGAAGTTCCGGAAACGATTCGGTCGCGCGTCCGCGAAGAGGGAGGTGGACACGCCCTGATCGATTGGGAGGATGGCCGCTTCCTCACGGCTTTTGCGTCCGCTGACGGGTTCATCGATTTTCCCGGGTTCGACTGGCTCGTATTGGTGCGGCAGCCGGAAGAGATCGCCTTCGCGCCCGTATCCGAGCATCGATTCAACGTTTTCGGCTGGGGGATCGCCCTGACGCTGCTGTTCGGCCTGGTCGGCTGGTTCGCCGCGAATTACGTCACCCGGCCGCTGCGGGACCTGAGCAGGGGCGCCCGGCTGGTCGAAGCGGGACTCCAGAAGAGCGTCCCGGTATTTCCCGATCGGCACGACGAGATCGGCCAGCTCTCAGTTGCGCTGCACCAGACCATCTCCCAGCTGGTGGAAAAAGACGAACGTCTTCTCCAGCTCAACGTCGAGCTCGAACGGCGAGTTCAGCTCCGGACTGCCGAGCTGCTCACCGCCAACGAGTCGCTCGAGGCATTCAACTCCATGGTCTCCCACGATCTGAGGGGCCCGCTGGCCGGAATGATCGGTTATCTCGGACTTCTGAAGATGGACCTCTGGGACGAAATCGGTGAGGATGGCCGGAAAATGCTCGCCGAGGTCATCGAAAGCGCCGACCGGATGAACGAGCTGATTACCGATCACCTCAAGCTGAGCCGCGCGTCGATCGGAGCCCTGGAGAAGTCGGAGGTGGACATCAGTAAGATGTCGGAGGAAATCCTCAGCCGCCTGCAAGCCCGAGAGCCGTCGCGGAGAGTCGAGTGGCACGTCGAGCCTGGAATCACGCTCTATTCCGATGAGTCCCTCATGGAGATCGCCATGGAGAATCTCCTCGGTAACGCGTGGAAATACTCGAGCCGCACCGATCAGGCGGAGATCGAGGTGGGCGTGATCGAGGAAGAGGGAGAGAAAGTCGTATTCGTCCGCGACAACGGGGCGGGCTTCGACATGAGCAAAGCTTCCGGTCTCTTCACGCCGTTCAAGCGGCTCCACTCCAAAACGGCTTTCCACGGTACGGGCGTTGGGCTCTCGACCGTCCGTCGCATCATGGAGCGGCACGGTGGGCGCATCTGGGCCGAAGCGGCGCCGGACAAAGGAGCGACCTTCTATTTCGCAATTCGCGAGAGGGAGGAAGGAGAGCAGAGGCGCGCCTGA
- a CDS encoding PaaI family thioesterase, with protein MEKSIQEEYGPGVICFGCGPSNPKGLRIRSFPAGEGLVAQWTPEDHHQAFPGVINGGIIGALLDCHSNWTAAWHIMQRDGESKPPVTVTGDFHVRLRRPTPMKELTIRSSIAESEEDRIVVDASIEVDGTTTATCRGTFVRVREGHPAWHRW; from the coding sequence ATGGAAAAGAGTATTCAGGAAGAGTACGGGCCCGGTGTCATCTGCTTCGGCTGCGGCCCGTCGAACCCGAAGGGGCTCCGCATCCGAAGCTTTCCCGCGGGGGAAGGGCTCGTCGCGCAATGGACCCCGGAGGACCATCACCAGGCCTTTCCCGGCGTGATCAACGGAGGAATCATCGGAGCACTGCTCGATTGCCACAGCAACTGGACTGCTGCCTGGCACATCATGCAGAGGGACGGCGAATCGAAGCCTCCGGTGACCGTGACCGGGGATTTCCACGTGCGGTTGCGGCGACCGACGCCGATGAAGGAGCTGACGATCCGATCGAGCATTGCGGAGTCGGAGGAGGATCGAATCGTGGTCGATGCGTCGATCGAGGTCGACGGAACCACGACAGCAACCTGCCGCGGAACCTTCGTCCGCGTGCGCGAAGGCCACCCCGCGTGGCACCGATGGTAG
- a CDS encoding SPOR domain-containing protein: MAEEPIHADSSHYEISLTAGQAFMAVLLLLGSIVASFVFGAIVGTARGEERAAGRTAQPLSSIEELDRSPIEPGAKEDHSAPSSAEPATRVDEPSSIVEDESPRPTVRTLPTSSPAGASPDRELSASPHDAQILSTTESAPAEALAARLIEAGFSSAYVARVPRDDSTLYRVRVRFEDEKSARDAVERLSAFAPGEVWVLRAD, from the coding sequence ATGGCGGAAGAACCGATTCATGCTGATTCGTCGCATTACGAGATCTCGCTGACTGCAGGACAGGCGTTCATGGCGGTGCTGCTGCTGCTCGGGTCGATCGTCGCCTCGTTCGTATTCGGAGCGATTGTCGGAACCGCCCGGGGCGAAGAACGCGCGGCCGGTCGAACGGCTCAACCGCTCAGTTCGATCGAAGAGCTCGACCGTTCGCCCATCGAGCCTGGCGCCAAGGAAGACCACTCGGCGCCATCGTCCGCGGAACCAGCGACCAGAGTCGACGAGCCGTCCTCGATCGTGGAGGACGAATCTCCCCGCCCGACCGTCCGGACTCTGCCGACGTCATCACCCGCCGGCGCTTCACCGGACAGAGAGCTCTCGGCAAGCCCTCATGACGCCCAGATTCTCTCGACCACCGAATCGGCTCCCGCCGAGGCTCTCGCCGCGAGACTTATCGAAGCGGGTTTCTCATCGGCATATGTGGCCAGGGTGCCCCGGGACGATTCGACTCTCTACCGGGTGCGCGTGCGATTCGAAGATGAGAAATCCGCCCGCGACGCCGTCGAGCGCCTTTCGGCATTCGCGCCCGGTGAAGTCTGGGTTCTCCGGGCTGACTGA
- a CDS encoding DUF4388 domain-containing protein translates to MSEGLGIQGALDETTVPDLMRSLLTSSETAMMSLESGERHDTIFFEDGDIVYAASSDPDLSLAAVLLRGGELSLQQFRKASEEMSPSKSMSVVLTELEFMNRDELMFAQQRRTTMIVKDAVAFRNGRYSIDFVTEMPPEIIRNRADTLRLVLDAVEGIEMWSLIDRGVQRIRGRLTQADRADMKLFTLDVTEKESHIYSMLVEPLTVDELCQRSYMSNFETCRTVWALFTGGLITESAAGALSEKRRLNEEEFELEALVEKYNSIYQVLFQIVFREIGDYTWDFVDRVVRHLAPDRMPFVSGISMTNEARVDFDQLYNNLVASGLENRRETANDVLNQLLYGWIVETRQEFGSRLQGEIDRVVAPLLKT, encoded by the coding sequence ATGAGCGAAGGCCTCGGGATTCAGGGAGCTCTGGACGAAACGACCGTCCCGGACCTGATGCGATCCCTCCTCACGAGCTCGGAGACAGCGATGATGTCGCTCGAGAGCGGCGAACGCCATGACACGATCTTTTTCGAGGATGGCGACATCGTCTACGCGGCCAGCTCCGACCCCGATCTGAGCCTTGCAGCCGTTCTTCTGCGAGGAGGAGAACTTTCGCTTCAGCAGTTTCGCAAAGCATCCGAAGAGATGTCGCCGAGCAAGTCGATGTCGGTCGTGCTGACCGAGCTCGAGTTCATGAACAGGGATGAGCTGATGTTCGCACAACAGCGCCGGACCACGATGATCGTCAAGGATGCAGTCGCCTTTCGCAACGGACGCTACTCGATCGACTTCGTCACCGAGATGCCGCCCGAGATCATCCGCAATCGCGCCGATACGCTGCGTCTCGTTCTCGACGCCGTCGAAGGCATTGAGATGTGGAGTCTGATCGATCGAGGCGTCCAGAGAATCAGAGGCCGGCTGACCCAGGCGGATCGCGCGGACATGAAGCTGTTCACCCTCGACGTAACTGAAAAGGAGAGCCACATCTACTCCATGCTCGTCGAGCCGCTGACCGTCGATGAGCTCTGCCAGCGCAGTTACATGTCGAATTTCGAGACCTGCCGCACGGTCTGGGCGCTCTTCACTGGAGGTCTGATCACCGAGAGTGCAGCCGGAGCTCTCAGCGAGAAACGGCGGCTCAACGAAGAAGAGTTCGAGCTTGAAGCCCTCGTCGAAAAATACAACTCGATCTATCAGGTGCTCTTTCAGATCGTATTTCGCGAGATCGGCGATTACACGTGGGATTTCGTCGACCGTGTGGTGCGCCACCTCGCACCGGACCGGATGCCGTTCGTCAGCGGGATCTCGATGACCAACGAGGCGAGGGTCGACTTCGATCAGCTGTACAACAACCTCGTCGCGTCGGGCCTCGAGAACCGTCGGGAAACCGCAAATGACGTCCTGAACCAGCTTCTCTACGGATGGATCGTCGAAACCAGACAGGAGTTCGGCTCCAGGCTCCAGGGCGAGATCGATCGCGTGGTGGCGCCGCTGCTGAAAACATGA
- a CDS encoding sensor domain-containing diguanylate cyclase: MSVPRKVVFAEELVDTIDEIAGVCEGFSFVGEDDATGNELIGMIGPGRTPSFVSSLRALLVLGEGSSSAGKLVVTDSSFRASPSSWVETLWCLGEANTRNRELSLRAEMLNDVERLMSIADLEDIFREVGTISLEILGLDRGRLLIYDASEERYVPVWSNDGGDESDGSLLPGVPVEALEAALEGKADWSLSEDRTVLVVPLRSDEDPIGVFAVWTGGADVSPARADRVARWIGIVTLILSSAYHMTRSNELALKDDLTRAFNRRFLETYLSQELQRGTRYGTIFSIIFLDLDNLKGVNDRHGHMSGSRTLQEVAKRILSAVRGIDRVVRFGGDEFCIILPQTDEDAAQAVAERVRNAIAAEPLKVGDGIEVSMTASFGIASFPQHGRTKEELLRRADDAMYRVKAASKNGIGVAAME; this comes from the coding sequence ATGAGTGTGCCGAGAAAGGTAGTCTTCGCGGAGGAGCTCGTTGACACGATCGATGAGATCGCCGGGGTCTGTGAGGGGTTTTCCTTCGTCGGAGAGGACGATGCTACCGGCAATGAACTGATCGGGATGATCGGGCCGGGTCGAACGCCCTCGTTCGTGTCGAGTCTTCGAGCTCTGCTCGTATTGGGCGAAGGAAGCTCGAGCGCCGGCAAGCTCGTGGTCACCGACAGCTCGTTCAGGGCCTCACCCTCGTCCTGGGTGGAAACTCTCTGGTGCCTCGGAGAGGCGAACACCCGGAACCGCGAGCTCAGCCTGAGGGCCGAGATGTTGAACGATGTCGAACGGCTGATGTCGATCGCCGATCTCGAGGACATCTTCCGCGAGGTGGGAACGATCTCGCTCGAGATTCTGGGACTCGACCGGGGCCGACTGCTCATCTATGACGCCAGTGAGGAGCGGTACGTCCCGGTCTGGTCGAATGACGGCGGTGATGAGAGCGACGGATCGCTTCTTCCCGGCGTTCCGGTAGAGGCGCTCGAAGCAGCGCTCGAGGGGAAAGCGGACTGGTCGCTCTCGGAGGATCGTACGGTGCTGGTCGTTCCGCTTCGGAGCGACGAGGATCCGATCGGTGTCTTCGCGGTATGGACGGGGGGAGCTGACGTTTCTCCGGCCAGAGCAGACCGGGTGGCTCGATGGATCGGGATCGTTACTCTGATTCTGTCGAGTGCCTATCACATGACTCGAAGCAACGAGCTCGCTCTGAAGGACGATCTGACGCGGGCGTTCAACAGGCGATTTCTCGAGACGTATCTTTCGCAGGAGCTTCAGCGAGGTACCCGGTACGGCACGATCTTCAGCATCATCTTTCTCGATCTCGACAACCTCAAGGGAGTCAACGACCGGCACGGTCACATGAGTGGTTCGAGAACCCTGCAGGAGGTGGCGAAGCGGATTCTCTCGGCGGTCCGGGGAATCGACCGCGTCGTTCGATTCGGAGGGGACGAGTTCTGCATCATTCTGCCGCAGACCGACGAGGACGCCGCGCAGGCCGTGGCCGAGCGTGTGAGGAATGCGATCGCAGCAGAGCCGCTGAAAGTGGGTGACGGGATCGAAGTCTCGATGACCGCAAGTTTCGGTATCGCGTCGTTTCCACAGCACGGGAGAACAAAGGAGGAACTGCTCCGCCGCGCCGATGACGCGATGTATCGTGTCAAGGCGGCTTCGAAGAACGGAATCGGCGTCGCAGCCATGGAGTAA
- a CDS encoding glycosyltransferase, which translates to MRVLAITDAARWPFDARLARLDGLQGSPDWSVSEHSEMTAPISPGFDVIIGYGSRAVAGNVPRMTTRPPEPGPSGWWSRLRGRGAPEALLLTEGLPRARSGQTFVLPEAVEPAFFESSRPPAGDSLRVGWKTRPALNELVSGLANRIQRFRDDVELVALTSPTPEEFATLGVWIDPAVEPDDFDGRTADALVFGLPVVASRTPINAVRLENGRSGTLVPAGDPNEMVHAILNALFKPELVRSRLEAAILSRDRFRPEHRFQFLSYALEAVIS; encoded by the coding sequence GTGAGAGTTCTCGCGATCACCGACGCTGCTCGCTGGCCTTTCGATGCGCGGCTCGCTCGCCTCGACGGTCTCCAGGGATCTCCCGACTGGTCGGTGTCCGAGCATAGCGAAATGACGGCGCCGATTTCCCCCGGCTTTGATGTGATCATCGGCTACGGTTCGCGCGCGGTGGCAGGAAACGTCCCGAGGATGACGACGCGACCGCCGGAACCGGGCCCTTCGGGATGGTGGAGTCGGCTCCGAGGCCGCGGGGCACCCGAGGCGCTTCTCCTGACTGAGGGGCTCCCGCGGGCAAGATCCGGGCAAACCTTCGTTCTCCCGGAGGCGGTCGAGCCCGCGTTCTTCGAGTCATCGCGGCCGCCGGCTGGTGATTCGCTTCGGGTGGGCTGGAAAACCCGTCCGGCGCTCAATGAGCTGGTCTCGGGCCTCGCGAATCGGATTCAGCGCTTTCGGGACGATGTCGAGCTGGTCGCGCTGACCTCCCCGACTCCGGAAGAATTCGCCACCCTTGGCGTGTGGATCGATCCCGCAGTCGAGCCCGACGACTTCGATGGTCGCACTGCCGACGCGCTGGTTTTCGGACTCCCGGTCGTCGCGTCACGGACACCGATCAACGCCGTGCGGCTCGAGAATGGACGGAGCGGAACGCTCGTCCCTGCGGGAGATCCGAACGAGATGGTCCATGCGATCCTGAACGCCCTTTTCAAGCCCGAGCTCGTCCGATCGCGGCTCGAAGCAGCGATCCTCTCGAGGGACCGTTTCAGGCCCGAACATCGATTCCAGTTTCTTTCGTATGCTCTGGAAGCCGTGATCTCATGA